Proteins from a genomic interval of Papaver somniferum cultivar HN1 chromosome 4, ASM357369v1, whole genome shotgun sequence:
- the LOC113272760 gene encoding uncharacterized protein LOC113272760, whose protein sequence is MENLTKLEFAGLDISGNNYISWALDAELHLGAKGLGHTITEENNASNQDCTTALIFLRHHLHDDLKREYLTVKDPFTLWNCLKKRFDHLKLVILPKARNDWLNLRLQDFRSVAACNSALFKITSTLKLCGENVTDEQMLEKTFTTFHASNVLLQQQYRERKFTEYSELISCLLIAEQNNELLLRNHEARPIGSAAVPEAHAATHFRRGNNHGNKGKHGNGKGNQRGGHKNERGKGVRYQPYQWPLKIAEPKEPNQEKGKGYSSKPPQKSVCYRCGLTDHWQRTCRTPEHFVRLYQASLKRPAENIETNLIEASAPSTSDTHLDVSDYIVDLESGEPSQFSFDEL, encoded by the coding sequence ATGGAAAATCTAACGAAACTCGAATTCGCAGGTCTTGACATCTCAGGAAATAATTATATTTCTTGGGCACTTGATGCCGAGCTTCATTTGGGAGCTAAAGGCCTCGGGCATACTATTACAGAAGAAAACAACGCGTCCAACCAGGACTGCACTACGGCTCTAATTTTCCTTCGCCATCATCTCCATGATGATTTAAAAAGGGAATATTTGACAGTTAAAGATCCATTTACTTTATGGAACTGTCTGAAAAAACGGTTTGACCACCTGAAGTTGGTCATACTTCCAAAAGCTCGGAATGATTGGTTGAACTTGCGGCTGCAAGATTTTCGATCAGTGGCAGCTTGTAATTCTGCTCTATTTAAAATTACCTCGACATTAAAATTGTGCGGGGAAAATGTCACTGACGAACAAATGTTAGAGAAAACATTTACAACTTTTCATGCCTCGAATGTGCTCCTGCAGCAGCAATATCGAGAGcgtaaatttacagaatattccgAGCTAATTTCCTGTTTGTTGATTGCAGAGCAGAATAATGAGCTTTTGTTAAGAAACCATGAAGCTCGTCCTATTGGTTCCGCAGCGGTGCCTGAAGCACACGCTGCTACGCATTTTAGACGAGGAAATAATCATGGTAACAAAGGCAAACATGGAAATGGTAAAGGAAACCAACGTGGGGGCCACAAAAATGAACGAGGAAAGGGTGTCCGTTACCAGCCGTACCAATGGCCGCTAAAAATTGCGGAACCAAAGGAACCGAACCAAGAAAAGGGAAAGGGTTATTCTAGTAAACCTCCTCAGAAAAGTGTTTGCTATCGGTGTGGCTTAACTGATCATTGGCAGCGTACCTGTCGTACGCCAGAACATTTTGTTAGGCTCTATCAGGCGTCCCTGAAGCGACCTGCCGAAAACATAGAAACAAATTTAATTGAAGCCAGTGCCCCCAGTACCAGTGATACCCACTTGGATGTATCTGATTATATCGTCGACCTTGAAAGTGGCGAGCCTAGTCAGTTTTCTTTTGATGAGTTGTAG